Proteins encoded by one window of Rubrobacter indicoceani:
- the glpK gene encoding glycerol kinase GlpK has protein sequence MAGEYVLAIDQGTTGTTVLIFNHSGALVGRAYSEFTQHYPKPGWVEHDADEIWRVSMRVVGEALGDARISARQLAAIGITNQRETAVMWDRNTGDPVHNAIVWQDRRGAALCGQLSEAGNDQMVRDKTGLTIDAYFSGSKVAWMLDNVEGLRERAERGEICFGTIDSWLVYKLTGGHAHVTDYSNASRTLLYNIYSLEWDRDLLNLFGVPDEILPEVKPSSHVYGNTDPGAFFQAEVPVAAVIGDQQAALFGQAAYEKGLAKNTYGTGSFALMNTGAEPMKSEGDLLTTIAWGIGDNPVEYALEGAIFITGAAVQWLRDGLGIIQNASETEELARSVDSNDDVYFVPALVGLGAPHWEPYARGTIVGLTRGTTKAHLARAALESMCYQTKDVVDSMEKDSGIKLPEFRADGGAASNGWLMQFQSDILGVPVEVPEITETTALGSAYLAGLATGFWDNKEELAEKWRLAKRYEPQMSEEERERLHGRWKEAVKRSKGWAQDVVDSPLG, from the coding sequence ATGGCAGGGGAATACGTACTCGCGATAGATCAGGGGACGACGGGGACGACCGTCCTTATCTTCAACCACTCCGGCGCGCTTGTGGGGCGGGCTTATTCGGAGTTCACGCAGCACTATCCGAAGCCGGGCTGGGTCGAGCACGACGCCGATGAGATCTGGCGCGTATCCATGCGCGTGGTCGGGGAGGCTCTGGGGGATGCCCGGATCAGCGCCCGCCAGCTCGCCGCCATCGGGATAACCAACCAGCGCGAGACCGCCGTCATGTGGGACAGAAACACCGGAGACCCGGTACACAACGCCATCGTCTGGCAGGACCGGCGCGGAGCCGCGCTCTGCGGCCAGCTCTCCGAGGCCGGAAACGACCAGATGGTCCGGGACAAGACCGGACTCACGATAGACGCTTACTTCTCCGGCTCCAAAGTCGCGTGGATGCTCGACAACGTCGAGGGCTTGCGCGAGCGGGCCGAGCGGGGTGAGATCTGCTTCGGGACCATCGACTCTTGGCTGGTCTACAAGCTTACCGGTGGACACGCCCACGTGACCGACTACTCCAACGCCTCCAGGACGCTTCTCTACAATATCTACAGCCTTGAGTGGGACCGCGACCTCCTGAACCTCTTCGGGGTGCCGGACGAGATACTCCCGGAGGTCAAGCCGTCCTCGCACGTCTACGGCAACACCGACCCCGGCGCGTTCTTTCAGGCCGAGGTTCCGGTCGCGGCGGTCATCGGGGATCAGCAGGCCGCGCTCTTCGGGCAGGCCGCCTACGAGAAGGGCCTCGCCAAGAACACCTACGGCACCGGCTCCTTCGCTCTTATGAACACGGGTGCGGAGCCGATGAAGAGCGAGGGCGACCTTCTCACCACCATCGCGTGGGGCATCGGGGACAACCCCGTCGAGTACGCGCTTGAGGGCGCGATCTTCATCACCGGCGCGGCGGTGCAGTGGCTGCGCGACGGGCTCGGCATCATCCAGAACGCCTCGGAGACGGAGGAGCTCGCCCGGAGCGTTGACTCCAACGACGACGTTTACTTTGTACCCGCGCTCGTCGGCCTCGGCGCGCCGCACTGGGAGCCGTACGCTCGCGGCACGATAGTCGGCCTGACGCGCGGCACGACAAAGGCGCACCTCGCACGGGCCGCGCTCGAAAGCATGTGCTACCAGACCAAAGACGTCGTTGACTCCATGGAGAAGGACTCCGGCATCAAGCTCCCCGAGTTCCGGGCCGACGGCGGCGCGGCGTCGAACGGCTGGCTGATGCAGTTCCAGTCCGACATCCTGGGCGTCCCGGTCGAAGTACCGGAGATCACGGAGACCACCGCCCTCGGCTCCGCATACCTCGCCGGGCTTGCAACCGGGTTCTGGGACAACAAGGAGGAGCTCGCCGAGAAGTGGCGGCTCGCCAAGCGCTATGAGCCGCAGATGAGCGAAGAGGAGCGCGAACGACTGCACGGTCGGTGGAAGGAAGCCGTCAAGCGGTCCAAGGGCTGGGCGCAGGACGTCGTAGATTCGCCGCTCGGCTAG
- a CDS encoding glycerol-3-phosphate responsive antiterminator: MGKESEASERKLKKFLGLLKVNPMIPAVREPGVDLERALAGDHAAIFVLGGDVFEVLRMVKRKYRRPSIFINVDTVGGIAADASGIKFLAEEVDGIITTHRNVVEAARGTGVVTVQRLFAIDSSALGRGMRLVKSADPDCIEILPAVAYPEVAAEYGGQLEKPVLAGGLVRDFKTASRIVEAGAVGISTSERILWKLA, encoded by the coding sequence ATGGGGAAAGAGAGCGAAGCGTCGGAGCGCAAGCTGAAGAAGTTTCTGGGGCTTTTAAAGGTAAACCCCATGATCCCGGCGGTCCGGGAGCCGGGCGTCGACCTTGAGCGCGCGCTTGCGGGGGATCACGCCGCCATCTTCGTTCTCGGCGGCGATGTCTTCGAGGTCTTGCGGATGGTCAAGAGGAAGTATCGCAGGCCGTCTATCTTCATCAACGTGGACACCGTCGGGGGGATAGCGGCGGATGCCAGCGGCATAAAGTTCCTTGCCGAGGAGGTTGACGGGATCATCACGACGCACCGCAACGTCGTCGAGGCGGCGCGGGGGACGGGCGTGGTGACGGTGCAGCGGCTCTTCGCGATAGATTCGAGCGCGCTCGGACGCGGGATGCGCCTCGTGAAATCGGCCGACCCCGACTGCATAGAGATACTCCCCGCCGTCGCCTATCCCGAAGTCGCCGCCGAGTACGGCGGACAGCTCGAAAAGCCCGTGCTCGCGGGGGGGCTTGTCAGGGACTTCAAGACCGCATCGAGGATAGTGGAGGCCGGGGCGGTCGGCATCTCGACAAGCGAGCGGATACTGTGGAAGCTGGCGTGA
- a CDS encoding LysR family transcriptional regulator, with product MSGVSFQSLRMFLAILEHGSVSAAGRRLGVSQPAVSGHLHSLEARYGVVLLERGRPVRATAAGECLERHARRIVASYREMEEEMSRQVEPSGDLTVGASTTPAEVIVPRVVAKFAELCPEVNLKVRVGDTREIMSMLREREIELGLVGLEPEDDFFASRLIEHDLLTAIVPEGSEKDEISAEEFASHPLVLREEGSATRRAVEKSLSDSNIAARSIMELGSNAAIVGAIAQGAGVGVVPKRIVSGASGVTAVRVAGLEISRPLALVSEANRGLSPAAEEFGRLCLELA from the coding sequence ATGAGCGGAGTCAGCTTTCAGAGTCTACGTATGTTTCTTGCGATTCTGGAGCATGGTTCGGTCTCGGCGGCGGGACGGAGGCTGGGGGTTTCCCAGCCGGCGGTCTCGGGTCATCTGCATTCTCTTGAGGCGCGTTACGGGGTAGTGCTGCTGGAGCGCGGCCGTCCGGTTCGGGCGACGGCGGCCGGGGAGTGTCTGGAGCGTCATGCGCGCCGGATAGTCGCGTCTTACCGGGAGATGGAGGAGGAAATGTCGCGGCAGGTCGAGCCGAGCGGGGACCTCACGGTCGGGGCGTCGACTACCCCGGCGGAGGTCATCGTTCCGAGGGTGGTGGCGAAGTTCGCCGAGCTGTGCCCGGAGGTCAACCTGAAGGTCCGGGTCGGGGATACCAGGGAGATCATGTCCATGCTTCGGGAGCGGGAGATCGAGCTTGGCCTTGTCGGCCTCGAACCCGAAGACGATTTCTTTGCCTCGCGACTTATCGAGCACGACCTTCTGACCGCTATCGTCCCCGAAGGTTCCGAAAAGGATGAGATCTCAGCCGAAGAATTCGCTTCTCACCCTCTTGTGCTGAGAGAGGAGGGGTCGGCGACCCGCCGGGCCGTCGAGAAGTCGCTCTCGGATTCGAACATCGCGGCGAGGAGCATCATGGAGCTGGGCTCGAACGCCGCGATAGTCGGGGCCATCGCTCAGGGCGCGGGGGTCGGGGTAGTCCCGAAGAGAATCGTCTCCGGGGCTTCGGGCGTAACGGCGGTGCGGGTTGCGGGCCTTGAGATAAGCCGTCCCCTCGCCCTTGTCAGCGAGGCGAACAGGGGGCTCTCCCCCGCCGCCGAGGAGTTCGGCCGTCTCTGTTTGGAGCTTGCCTAG
- the phnD gene encoding phosphate/phosphite/phosphonate ABC transporter substrate-binding protein: MKKFLGPLAAVVVVVVVGGCGGGASGEDVLRIGLIPNQAPDEVEAEYQPLGDYMSEELDREVELFVPTGYPAVVEAMANDEIDLALFGGLTYVQARERAEVSPLVTDINPRIGNTTYRSVIVVPSDSDIGSVNELEGADFAFGSVSSTSGSLYPSIMLNEAGIDYRTDLGEFTYTGGHDATAAAVASGNVDAGGLEYRILLDLEEEGTIEPGSVRVIERSDPVEGYPWVVRDALPEETRDEIADAFLNIDDEELLSLLNSDGYERVEAADYDYVEEQARQLDLLTES; this comes from the coding sequence TTGAAGAAGTTTCTGGGTCCGCTCGCAGCGGTCGTGGTGGTCGTGGTGGTCGGCGGCTGCGGGGGCGGCGCGAGCGGTGAGGATGTACTTCGCATTGGCCTGATACCGAACCAGGCCCCCGACGAAGTCGAGGCCGAGTACCAGCCGCTGGGGGACTACATGTCCGAAGAACTTGACCGGGAGGTGGAGCTCTTTGTGCCGACGGGATATCCTGCGGTCGTCGAGGCGATGGCCAACGATGAGATAGACCTCGCGCTCTTCGGGGGCCTGACCTACGTGCAGGCAAGGGAGCGCGCGGAGGTCAGCCCGCTCGTAACGGACATCAACCCGAGGATCGGCAACACGACCTACAGGAGCGTGATCGTCGTTCCATCAGACAGCGATATAGGGTCGGTAAACGAGCTGGAGGGCGCGGACTTCGCCTTCGGGAGCGTCTCCTCCACGAGCGGTTCGCTGTATCCGTCCATCATGCTCAACGAGGCCGGGATCGACTACCGGACCGACCTCGGCGAGTTCACCTACACCGGCGGCCACGACGCTACGGCGGCGGCGGTGGCGAGCGGCAACGTAGACGCGGGCGGCCTCGAATACCGCATCCTGCTCGACCTCGAAGAAGAGGGCACGATAGAACCCGGCTCCGTACGCGTTATAGAGCGGTCCGATCCGGTGGAGGGCTACCCGTGGGTTGTCCGGGATGCGCTGCCGGAGGAGACCCGGGATGAGATCGCCGACGCCTTTCTCAACATAGACGACGAGGAGCTGCTGAGCCTCCTGAACTCCGACGGCTACGAGCGTGTGGAGGCTGCCGATTACGACTACGTAGAGGAGCAGGCCCGCCAGCTCGACCTCCTCACGGAGAGCTAG
- a CDS encoding phosphonate ABC transporter ATP-binding protein: MDLLLNNVSVDFGETKALDGLSVNVSAGERVAVIGSSGAGKSTLFRVITRGVAATGEVCVDGRELYSLPRAKLSEVRRRIGTIRQAYDLVPQLSAGMNVALGDLGGMHGLRSLMLFLRGPDADLSRRVEAALESVGLPEKPGSKTSELSGGQQQRVAVARLLVQNPSLVLADEPFSAVDQVTSRRVLEALTELNRDGATLLVNLHDVELAKSFPRVLALKDGRLVYDGKPDTLTDGELRRIYAGDPGRSRNRESPEEPRTARPRTPIPGGMDGVSAH, encoded by the coding sequence TTGGACCTGCTCCTCAACAACGTCTCCGTGGACTTCGGCGAGACGAAAGCCCTCGACGGCCTGAGCGTCAACGTCTCCGCCGGCGAGCGCGTGGCCGTTATCGGCTCGTCGGGGGCGGGCAAGTCAACGCTCTTCCGGGTGATCACCCGCGGCGTCGCGGCAACCGGGGAGGTCTGCGTGGACGGCCGGGAGTTGTACTCCCTCCCTCGCGCAAAGCTCTCCGAGGTACGCCGCAGGATAGGGACCATCCGGCAGGCCTACGACCTCGTGCCGCAGCTCTCCGCCGGGATGAACGTCGCCCTCGGCGACCTCGGCGGAATGCACGGTCTGCGTTCGCTGATGCTCTTTCTGAGAGGCCCGGACGCAGACCTCTCGCGCCGGGTCGAGGCGGCTCTGGAGAGCGTAGGTCTGCCCGAGAAGCCCGGCTCTAAGACCTCCGAACTCTCGGGTGGTCAGCAGCAGCGGGTCGCGGTCGCGAGGCTGCTTGTCCAGAATCCCAGCCTCGTGCTCGCAGACGAGCCGTTCTCGGCGGTGGACCAGGTGACGAGCCGCCGCGTACTGGAGGCTCTGACGGAGTTGAACCGGGACGGCGCGACGCTGCTCGTAAACCTGCACGACGTGGAGCTGGCAAAGAGCTTTCCCCGCGTTCTGGCCTTGAAGGACGGCAGGCTCGTCTACGACGGCAAGCCGGACACCCTCACCGACGGAGAGCTGCGCCGGATCTACGCCGGAGATCCGGGCCGCAGCAGAAACCGGGAGAGCCCCGAGGAGCCCCGGACGGCTCGTCCACGCACACCGATCCCGGGAGGCATGGATGGCGTCTCCGCCCACTGA
- the phnE gene encoding phosphonate ABC transporter, permease protein PhnE has translation MASPPTEAKGAGIGGALPRFSWGTSLAVLVVLGLTGWSVYGTEFDLLKLLTGGGAIERFVSEMFPPDLSAGTLRSTTTGILQTLQMSFLGAVIGAVVALPLAALGTRSPGNAGASRRERALKAVPYHAARFVLNIFRSVPDILWALIFVVALGLGPFPGTLALAVHSAGVLGKLYSEALEAVPGRPSEALTASGAGPLQTFLFARLPQAAAGFASLSLYQWECNIRSATILGFVGAGGIGQEILIAMNLFNYSKVATLVGATVVVVLAVDRLSALIRARLIV, from the coding sequence ATGGCGTCTCCGCCCACTGAAGCGAAAGGGGCCGGGATCGGGGGGGCGCTGCCGCGCTTCTCGTGGGGTACGAGCCTCGCCGTGCTCGTCGTGCTCGGCCTGACGGGCTGGAGCGTCTACGGCACGGAGTTCGACCTTCTGAAACTGCTCACGGGCGGTGGCGCGATAGAGCGTTTCGTCTCCGAGATGTTCCCGCCGGATCTCTCGGCGGGGACCCTGCGCTCCACCACTACGGGCATCCTCCAGACCCTCCAGATGTCGTTTCTCGGGGCCGTGATCGGGGCCGTGGTCGCCCTGCCGCTCGCCGCGCTCGGGACGCGCTCGCCGGGCAACGCAGGCGCTTCGCGCCGGGAGCGCGCTCTCAAGGCAGTTCCGTATCACGCGGCGCGCTTCGTCCTAAACATATTCAGGAGCGTGCCGGATATCCTGTGGGCCCTGATCTTCGTCGTTGCGCTCGGCCTCGGGCCTTTTCCGGGAACGCTGGCCCTCGCCGTACACTCAGCCGGGGTCCTCGGCAAGCTCTACAGCGAGGCTCTGGAGGCCGTTCCGGGCCGTCCCTCGGAGGCTCTTACGGCCTCGGGGGCCGGGCCGCTCCAGACGTTTCTCTTTGCAAGGCTGCCGCAGGCGGCGGCTGGCTTTGCGTCGCTTTCGCTGTATCAGTGGGAGTGCAACATCCGCTCGGCTACGATCCTCGGCTTTGTAGGCGCGGGCGGCATCGGGCAGGAGATTCTTATCGCCATGAACCTCTTCAACTACTCGAAAGTGGCCACGCTCGTCGGGGCGACGGTGGTAGTCGTCCTCGCCGTGGACCGTCTCTCTGCGCTTATCCGGGCGCGGCTCATCGTCTAG
- a CDS encoding YfhO family protein, whose product MISGASEPRRPLPRQKTGRWSGVGKLPDLGAVALILALTVFSSRSILTDGITVGLDSASQFYPWYSFLGETLRSGELPGWNPHQFAGAPLAADPLSGWTYLPAMILFTLLPTVAAAKSYVFLHLLLAGLAAFALARSLGMRAAASLVAAVAYEFSSYLYVRDLCCFAFSSVMVWLPLAILGAELAIRSPGRVHSLLWCAFSGLALSQILASWLGQGSYYALLALGGYVGYRTLLSPPPHLRAVPKRLVSAVAVGGAVLAFGFGLAAAGLLPRLEYNALSGLAGGYTEPGTVGGWSIADWRLLFLPPSDFYAGAGVLALALAAPFLLRGEGRDKGGDDPPETLRRGVPYYGVPYFAALALLALTLSGSGTTLIHTALYQLPLLEQLLPYRAARVLFVFYLAAAMLAGASVSALSEWRRGWAAFAVPMLAALFIATRSTLQLPLDEEARENFLSELPDDPGAWTDRVPYLTDIGVQMVPGAFYALISAAVLAAVCALLPSRLSLVKGGVTVALALVLFVDLNASAGAIVEKRAEVDGTLKLVHLDLGEYYAPTGAAEFLQNAPDPPFRYFGYDPTFDRQGNVIPLNPRHTQPEVKRLEASNRATALGGNLYSIQGYNAVHLARYDEYLRAMNGVPQNYHDADVISAGVYSRLLDLLNVRYAIVPAKITADDPTSLRYLDDEMESAYVGRDLQVVENPDALPRARVVHSARRAEPDEILDLLSSGDVDPRETALLEGPPPKLEARPEQSESRAEITSYKPNYIEVETSTDADGLLVMSEVYYPAWEAYVDGEPVEIRRADYLFRAVEVPAGSHTVEMRYRSRTLTLGIVISCITALVAAVALGVAVRRRGRR is encoded by the coding sequence ATGATATCCGGGGCTTCAGAGCCTCGCCGACCGCTCCCCCGCCAGAAGACGGGGCGGTGGTCGGGGGTCGGCAAACTGCCGGACCTCGGGGCCGTTGCCCTGATCCTCGCCCTCACGGTCTTCTCCTCCCGCAGCATCCTGACGGATGGGATCACCGTCGGCCTCGACTCGGCGAGCCAGTTCTACCCCTGGTACTCCTTTCTCGGAGAGACGCTCCGTTCGGGCGAGTTACCGGGCTGGAACCCTCACCAGTTTGCGGGCGCGCCCCTTGCAGCGGACCCGCTCTCCGGCTGGACGTACCTGCCGGCCATGATCCTCTTCACCCTGCTGCCGACCGTCGCCGCCGCCAAGAGCTACGTCTTCTTGCACCTGCTGCTGGCCGGTCTGGCGGCTTTTGCGCTGGCGAGGTCGCTCGGGATGAGGGCCGCCGCTTCGCTTGTTGCTGCGGTCGCCTATGAGTTCAGCAGCTACCTGTATGTGCGCGATCTCTGCTGCTTTGCTTTCTCGAGCGTCATGGTCTGGCTGCCGCTGGCGATCCTCGGTGCGGAGCTTGCCATACGGAGCCCGGGTCGCGTTCACAGCCTGTTGTGGTGCGCTTTTTCGGGGCTGGCGCTCAGTCAGATCCTGGCCTCCTGGCTTGGGCAGGGTTCTTACTACGCCCTGCTCGCGCTCGGTGGGTATGTCGGATACCGGACGCTCCTGTCCCCGCCGCCGCACCTGCGCGCCGTCCCGAAGCGCCTCGTATCGGCGGTCGCGGTCGGGGGTGCCGTACTTGCCTTCGGCTTCGGGCTGGCGGCGGCGGGGCTCCTGCCGCGCCTCGAATACAATGCTCTCTCCGGCCTCGCCGGGGGCTACACGGAGCCCGGCACGGTCGGGGGCTGGAGCATCGCGGACTGGCGGCTGCTCTTTCTGCCGCCGAGCGACTTCTACGCGGGGGCCGGGGTGCTGGCGCTGGCGCTGGCCGCGCCTTTTCTGCTTCGCGGGGAAGGGCGCGACAAGGGGGGCGACGACCCCCCCGAAACGCTACGAAGGGGCGTACCGTACTACGGGGTTCCGTACTTCGCCGCGCTTGCGCTTCTTGCCCTGACGCTCTCCGGCAGCGGTACTACCTTGATCCACACGGCTCTCTACCAGCTGCCGCTGCTGGAACAGCTCCTTCCCTACAGGGCGGCACGTGTCCTCTTCGTCTTCTACCTTGCAGCCGCCATGCTGGCCGGAGCTTCGGTTTCGGCGCTCTCCGAGTGGAGACGGGGATGGGCCGCCTTCGCCGTACCGATGCTGGCCGCGCTCTTTATCGCGACCCGCAGCACGTTGCAACTGCCGCTCGACGAAGAGGCCAGAGAGAACTTCCTCTCGGAACTGCCCGATGATCCCGGCGCGTGGACCGACCGCGTCCCGTACCTCACGGACATCGGGGTGCAGATGGTGCCGGGGGCTTTCTATGCCCTGATCTCAGCCGCCGTCCTCGCCGCCGTCTGCGCCCTCTTGCCCTCGCGGTTATCGCTGGTGAAGGGGGGAGTTACAGTTGCTCTTGCGCTGGTCCTGTTCGTTGACCTGAACGCCTCTGCCGGTGCGATCGTCGAGAAGAGAGCGGAGGTGGACGGGACGCTCAAGCTGGTCCACCTCGATCTCGGCGAGTACTACGCGCCGACCGGGGCTGCGGAGTTTCTCCAGAACGCGCCGGACCCGCCCTTCAGGTACTTCGGCTACGATCCCACTTTTGACAGGCAGGGGAACGTCATACCGTTGAATCCCCGCCACACGCAACCCGAGGTGAAGAGGCTCGAAGCGTCGAACCGCGCGACGGCGCTCGGCGGGAACCTCTACAGCATCCAGGGCTACAACGCCGTCCATCTCGCCCGCTACGACGAGTACCTGCGCGCCATGAACGGGGTCCCCCAGAACTACCACGACGCCGATGTGATCTCCGCCGGGGTCTACTCGCGGCTGCTCGACCTGCTGAACGTCCGTTACGCTATCGTACCCGCAAAGATAACCGCCGACGACCCGACGAGCCTCCGCTATCTGGACGATGAGATGGAGTCCGCCTACGTCGGCAGGGACCTGCAGGTAGTCGAGAACCCGGATGCGCTGCCCCGGGCCCGGGTAGTCCACTCCGCGCGCCGGGCCGAACCGGATGAGATCCTGGACCTTCTCTCTTCCGGCGACGTGGACCCGCGAGAGACCGCGCTCCTCGAAGGACCGCCCCCAAAGCTCGAAGCCAGGCCCGAGCAGTCGGAGAGTCGCGCCGAGATAACGTCCTACAAGCCCAACTACATCGAAGTAGAGACCTCCACCGACGCCGATGGTCTGCTGGTGATGAGCGAGGTCTACTACCCGGCGTGGGAGGCCTACGTAGACGGTGAGCCTGTCGAGATACGACGAGCCGACTACCTTTTCCGGGCGGTCGAGGTCCCGGCGGGAAGCCACACGGTCGAGATGCGCTACAGGTCACGAACGCTGACCCTCGGGATCGTGATCTCCTGCATCACCGCGCTCGTGGCCGCGGTGGCGCTTGGCGTGGCGGTCCGGCGTCGGGGCCGACGGTGA
- a CDS encoding NAD-dependent epimerase/dehydratase family protein, protein MSGKGRRPLALVTGGAGLIGSHLSDLLLSEGYGVRILDNLEPRTHRNGRPPWVSENAEFLHADIRDRDAVREALEGVDFVFHEAAYGGYMPEMAKYVHVNSFGTAQMLETIRDENLPVRKVVVASSQAVYREGAARCPVHGLVHPKMRPAGQLSRGDFSVRCPVCGEVAASVPTAEDAPVGGETVYAITKMDQERLVLSWGRQTGIPTVALRYSCTYGPRQSIFNPYTGIIAIFCTRLLSGNPPVIYEDGEQSRDLCYVGDIARANLLAATTDALDGLPVNIGSGTPTTVRTVATMLSDALGIDIELLVRSEFRPGEMRHLTPDLSCATAAGYAPQVGLEAGIERYLDWIKTQGDIRDYFAEAEALLRNRRIVHEAR, encoded by the coding sequence TTGAGCGGTAAGGGGAGGCGGCCGCTCGCGCTGGTAACCGGGGGTGCGGGTCTTATCGGCTCGCACCTCTCGGACCTGCTGCTCTCCGAGGGGTACGGTGTCCGCATACTCGACAACCTGGAGCCCCGGACCCACCGGAACGGCAGGCCGCCCTGGGTCTCGGAGAACGCCGAGTTCCTGCACGCCGACATCCGCGACCGCGACGCCGTCCGGGAAGCCCTCGAAGGCGTGGACTTTGTCTTTCACGAGGCCGCCTACGGCGGCTACATGCCCGAGATGGCGAAGTACGTTCACGTAAACAGCTTCGGCACGGCGCAGATGCTGGAGACGATCCGCGATGAGAACCTCCCGGTGCGGAAGGTCGTCGTTGCCTCCTCGCAGGCCGTCTACCGCGAGGGCGCGGCCCGGTGTCCGGTCCACGGTCTCGTCCACCCAAAGATGCGACCGGCGGGGCAGCTGTCGCGCGGGGATTTCTCGGTCCGGTGTCCGGTCTGCGGCGAGGTGGCGGCGTCGGTCCCGACCGCAGAGGACGCGCCGGTCGGGGGTGAGACCGTATATGCGATAACCAAGATGGATCAGGAACGCCTCGTCCTTTCGTGGGGACGGCAGACCGGGATACCGACCGTCGCGCTGCGCTACTCCTGCACCTACGGTCCGAGGCAGTCCATCTTCAACCCGTACACGGGGATTATCGCGATCTTCTGCACCCGCCTCCTGAGCGGCAATCCGCCCGTGATCTACGAGGACGGCGAACAGTCCCGCGATCTCTGCTACGTCGGGGATATCGCCCGGGCGAACCTTCTCGCCGCCACGACCGATGCTCTCGACGGGCTCCCGGTCAACATCGGGAGCGGCACCCCGACGACCGTGAGGACCGTTGCGACGATGCTCTCGGACGCGCTCGGTATAGACATCGAGCTGCTTGTCCGGAGCGAGTTCCGGCCCGGTGAGATGCGCCACCTCACCCCGGATCTCTCCTGCGCCACCGCCGCCGGGTACGCTCCGCAGGTTGGCCTCGAAGCCGGAATAGAACGCTACCTCGACTGGATCAAAACCCAGGGGGATATACGCGACTACTTCGCCGAGGCCGAAGCGCTGCTCCGCAACCGCCGGATAGTCCACGAGGCACGGTGA
- a CDS encoding TIGR04282 family arsenosugar biosynthesis glycosyltransferase encodes MSEPLDRESLYIIARAPRAGFAKTRLGATIGHGRAVYLYRAFLKDLAARFSGPRFRLGWYITPPDGWPEISSLVGDSGHVVFQGKGDLTDRQRDFFRLAGNRGESPVVLMAADSPHLGTEVVEEAFRRLRTGDDIVVGPTYDGGYYLIGMSHPHDVLDGPMSTGSELDGLRGRAELAGLSVGLLEATFDVDLEEDLRWLIPHATSRGDLPATRAALESLGFLEQAKPEDADHVEKERFTPP; translated from the coding sequence GTGAGCGAGCCACTCGACAGGGAGTCGCTCTACATAATCGCCCGGGCGCCGAGGGCCGGGTTCGCCAAGACGCGTCTCGGTGCGACCATCGGCCACGGACGGGCCGTCTATCTCTACCGGGCCTTCCTCAAAGACCTGGCGGCGCGTTTCTCGGGGCCACGGTTCCGTCTGGGCTGGTACATCACACCGCCCGACGGCTGGCCCGAAATATCCTCTCTTGTCGGAGACAGCGGGCACGTCGTATTCCAGGGTAAGGGCGACCTGACGGACCGGCAGCGCGATTTCTTCCGCCTCGCCGGTAACCGGGGCGAGAGCCCGGTGGTGCTGATGGCCGCCGACTCGCCGCATCTCGGGACGGAGGTCGTCGAGGAGGCTTTCCGCAGGCTGCGCACGGGCGACGACATCGTGGTCGGGCCGACCTACGACGGGGGATATTACCTGATCGGCATGAGCCATCCCCACGACGTGCTCGACGGCCCGATGAGCACCGGCTCTGAGCTGGACGGGCTGCGCGGTCGGGCCGAGCTCGCCGGGCTGAGCGTCGGCCTCCTTGAAGCGACCTTCGACGTTGACCTGGAGGAGGACCTGCGGTGGCTGATCCCGCACGCCACGAGCCGCGGCGATCTGCCGGCCACCCGCGCCGCCCTGGAATCACTCGGATTTCTGGAGCAAGCGAAGCCCGAGGATGCGGACCATGTAGAGAAGGAGCGATTCACCCCGCCCTGA